Proteins encoded by one window of Vidua chalybeata isolate OUT-0048 chromosome 8, bVidCha1 merged haplotype, whole genome shotgun sequence:
- the LOC128791881 gene encoding uncharacterized protein LOC128791881, protein MEGSSLFTCSEYLRAAGRTRLHPEPSVPEPPVPEPPAPRATCTQSHLYPDPSAPRATCTRAICTRAICTQSHLYPEPSVPEPPAPRATCTQSHLHPEPPVPRATCTRAICTRAICTQSHLHPEPPVPEPSVPRAICTRATCTRAICTQSHLYQSHLHPEPPVPEPPEPRAICTQSHLHPEPPVPEPSAPRAICTQSHLYQSHLNPEPPVPEPPVPEPPVPEPSAPRAICTQSHLYQSHLNPEPPVPEPPVPEPSAPRATCTRAICTQSHLYPEPPVPEPPVPEPPVPEPSVPEPPVPEPPAPRATCTRAICTQSHLYQSHLYPEPSAPRATCTQSHLYPEPPVPEPSVNGARAWARWSPEVPLP, encoded by the exons ATGGAG GGCTCCTCACTCTTCACCTGCTCAGAATAtctgagagctgcaggcagaacCCGTCTGCACCCAGAGCCATCTGTACCAGAGCCACCTGTACCAGAGCCAcctgcacccagagccaccTGTACCCAGAGCCACCTGTACCCAGACCCATCTGCACCCAGAGCCACCTGTACCAGAGCCATCTGCACCAGAGCCATCTGTACCCAGAGCCACCTGTACCCAGAGCCATCTGTACCAGAGCCAcctgcacccagagccaccTGTACCCAGAGCCAcctgcacccagagccaccTGTACCCAGAGCCACCTGTACCAGAGCCATCTGCACCAGAGCCATCTGTACCCAGAGCCAcctgcacccagagccaccTGTACCAGAGCCATCTGTACCCAGAGCCATCTGTACCAGAGCCACCTGTACCAGAGCCATCTGTACCCAGAGCCACCTGTACCAGAGCCAcctgcacccagagccaccTGTACCAGAGCCACCTGAACCCAGAGCCATCTGCACCCAGAGCCATCTGCACCCAGAGCCACCTGTACCAGAGCCATCTGCACCCAGAGCCATCTGTACCCAGAGCCACCTGTACCAGAGCCACCTGAACCCAGAGCCACCTGTACCAGAGCCACCTGTACCAGAGCCACCTGTACCAGAGCCATCTGCACCCAGAGCCATCTGTACCCAGAGCCACCTGTACCAGAGCCACCTGAACCCAGAGCCACCTGTACCAGAGCCACCTGTACCAGAGCCATCTGCACCCAGAGCCACCTGTACCAGAGCCATCTGCACCCAGAGCCATCTGTACCCAGAGCCACCTGTACCAGAGCCACCTGTACCAGAGCCACCTGTACCAGAGCCATCTGTACCAGAGCCACCTGTACCAGAGCCAcctgcacccagagccaccTGTACCAGAGCCATCTGCACGCAGAGCCACCTGTACCAGAGCCATCTGTACCCAGAGCCATCTGCACCCAGAGCCACCTGTACCCAGAGCCACCTGTACCCAGAGCCACCTGTACCAGAGCCATCTGTAAACGGAGCCAGGGCTTGGGCCAGGTGGTCTCCAGAGGTTCCTCTCCCCTGA